One part of the Arachidicoccus terrestris genome encodes these proteins:
- a CDS encoding FecR family protein — protein MTPIETNIFIDLVERYTTGQFLTEQELDLLERGMRDADCLKALDEKMSLELESGPDDKEDAVSVSFQEEALARFREKLKSATDREAARQNTLDKESSVVDSHHRPFQAKMMVAALIGVVLIIVGMAIFQLKKKGGGTDLADSREKYHRTVPIVPGSSGAILTLGNGRKIALGNPHKGLIHIGSLTIEQNKDAAKFSNSVLENGKVLYNTLTTPRGRQFQVELPDGTDVWLNASSSLKFPTIFNKENRTVELRGEAYFEVEHNADHPFQVRVNGQLIEDIGTKFNVKAYSDDPVMLTALVEGTVDVSNGLKRLRLAPGQQVSIRGERMAVSKADLNQILSWKSGFFAFRNANIEEIMRQLSRWYDVDIRYANARHGKQEDAQRYTGRIDRNLDLQDLLDGLQFSQMHFKIDKNKRTIVIEN, from the coding sequence ATGACGCCAATAGAGACAAATATTTTTATTGATCTGGTGGAGAGATATACCACGGGACAATTCCTGACAGAACAGGAGTTGGATCTGCTTGAACGTGGTATGCGGGATGCTGATTGTTTAAAGGCATTAGATGAGAAAATGTCTTTAGAGCTGGAGAGCGGGCCGGATGATAAAGAGGACGCAGTAAGCGTTTCTTTTCAGGAAGAAGCCCTGGCCAGATTCAGAGAAAAATTAAAATCCGCAACCGACAGGGAGGCTGCTCGCCAAAATACGCTAGATAAGGAAAGCAGTGTAGTAGACAGCCATCACCGGCCTTTCCAGGCAAAGATGATGGTCGCGGCTTTGATCGGGGTGGTCCTGATAATCGTGGGTATGGCAATATTTCAATTAAAGAAAAAAGGCGGAGGCACAGATCTGGCAGACAGTCGGGAAAAATACCATAGGACAGTACCGATTGTCCCAGGCTCTTCAGGCGCTATTCTGACTTTGGGTAATGGCCGAAAGATTGCCTTAGGCAATCCCCATAAAGGCCTGATACATATTGGCAGCCTGACCATTGAGCAAAACAAGGACGCAGCTAAATTCAGTAACAGCGTATTAGAAAACGGTAAAGTATTATATAATACGCTGACGACTCCCAGAGGAAGACAGTTTCAGGTGGAGCTGCCCGATGGTACGGATGTATGGCTGAATGCCTCCAGCTCGCTGAAATTCCCGACTATATTTAATAAGGAAAACCGGACGGTTGAGCTGCGTGGAGAAGCTTATTTCGAAGTTGAACATAATGCTGATCATCCGTTTCAGGTCAGGGTGAACGGACAACTGATTGAAGATATCGGTACGAAGTTTAATGTCAAAGCCTACAGCGATGATCCGGTAATGCTGACGGCATTGGTGGAAGGCACCGTGGACGTTTCTAATGGCCTTAAACGCTTAAGACTGGCCCCCGGTCAACAGGTCAGCATAAGAGGGGAGCGGATGGCTGTGTCTAAGGCTGATTTGAATCAGATTCTTTCCTGGAAATCCGGATTCTTTGCTTTCCGGAATGCGAATATTGAAGAAATTATGCGTCAGCTTTCCAGATGGTACGATGTGGATATCAGGTATGCCAATGCGCGGCATGGGAAGCAAGAAGATGCCCAACGCTATACGGGCAGAATAGACCGTAACCTTGACCTGCAGGACCTGCTGGATGGGTTACAATTTTCTCAAATGCATTTTAAAATTGATAAAAATAAAAGAACCATTGTAATCGAAAACTGA
- a CDS encoding RNA polymerase sigma factor, translated as MEHQTAYDKSLWSAARGGDVSAFSELFELYFPKLYHFAFKYTKDSCLAEDLVQQVFLKCWEKKSALGHVDNIALYLHRCIKNELIDVMRRQVLHLKYQEHMVHNLLREEQSPSAIQLQQIQDEIFTAAVNHLSPQQKRVYKLSKEKGLSYAQIAQEMEVSTHTVKWHAAAAFQSLRVFLKRHEKELFVFSLFFSTFF; from the coding sequence ATGGAACATCAGACAGCATATGATAAAAGTTTATGGTCCGCCGCCCGTGGAGGTGACGTATCGGCTTTTAGTGAGCTGTTTGAATTATACTTTCCAAAACTTTATCATTTTGCTTTTAAATACACGAAAGACAGCTGCCTTGCAGAAGATCTGGTTCAGCAGGTCTTCTTAAAATGCTGGGAGAAAAAAAGTGCTTTAGGTCATGTAGACAATATTGCTCTTTATCTGCACAGATGTATTAAAAACGAATTGATTGATGTCATGCGCCGGCAGGTGCTTCATTTAAAATATCAGGAGCATATGGTTCATAACCTCTTGAGAGAGGAACAGTCACCATCAGCAATTCAGTTACAACAAATACAGGATGAAATCTTTACTGCGGCCGTTAATCATCTTTCTCCGCAGCAAAAAAGAGTATATAAGCTTAGTAAAGAAAAAGGACTATCCTACGCTCAGATTGCTCAGGAAATGGAAGTATCCACCCATACAGTTAAATGGCATGCGGCCGCTGCGTTTCAATCACTTAGAGTCTTTTTGAAGCGCCATGAAAAAGAGTTATTTGTTTTCTCACTGTTTTTTTCAACTTTTTTTTAA
- a CDS encoding alpha/beta hydrolase, with translation MNPIKSSIVLLLICIGMAVQAQTKKTDYLTTDDSTRLFVKKSGKGPICIFIHGGPGAWSKSFEELKGRNLETNLSMVYYDQRGCGRSQKAASGDYSLERMIKDIDLIRKHYGAEKVYLMSHSFGGILALNYSLRHPDHVKGLILVNSTLSMGNSLENQLHYINSLLNTDFAVPDSTSASLLSTFLTAKKALSEKDLGYKMLSDNKTNVGLVDEIDRNNPSDYDFAKHVFSITDYWQDYTPMTAQVNLPVLIVTGAKDHSIGENHYLLFHFKNGAVRKINGGHILYYENNKAFISSVFDFVKTN, from the coding sequence ATGAACCCCATAAAGTCTTCAATTGTTTTATTACTCATCTGCATTGGCATGGCTGTCCAAGCCCAGACAAAAAAGACTGATTATCTGACGACCGACGATAGCACAAGATTATTTGTCAAGAAATCCGGCAAAGGGCCTATCTGTATTTTTATTCATGGTGGTCCGGGCGCCTGGAGTAAGTCTTTTGAAGAACTAAAGGGGCGTAATCTGGAAACAAATCTGTCAATGGTCTATTATGACCAAAGAGGGTGTGGCCGCTCACAGAAAGCTGCAAGTGGTGATTATTCTCTGGAAAGAATGATTAAAGATATAGATTTGATCCGCAAGCATTACGGTGCTGAGAAAGTCTATTTAATGTCTCATTCATTTGGAGGCATTCTTGCTTTAAATTATTCGCTGAGACATCCGGACCATGTCAAAGGGTTGATCCTTGTAAATTCAACACTCAGTATGGGGAATTCGTTAGAAAATCAGCTTCATTATATAAATAGCCTTTTGAATACGGACTTTGCTGTGCCTGACAGCACATCCGCTTCGTTACTGTCGACATTTCTTACAGCAAAAAAGGCGCTATCTGAAAAAGATTTAGGTTATAAGATGCTTTCAGATAACAAAACAAATGTCGGCCTGGTAGATGAAATAGACAGAAATAACCCCAGTGATTATGATTTTGCCAAACATGTCTTTTCTATAACTGATTACTGGCAGGATTATACGCCGATGACCGCGCAAGTAAACTTGCCCGTTTTAATAGTTACTGGTGCGAAAGATCATTCCATTGGTGAAAATCATTATTTATTGTTTCATTTTAAAAATGGGGCGGTCCGGAAAATTAATGGCGGACATATACTATATTATGAAAATAACAAGGCGTTTATCAGTTCGGTTTTTGACTTTGTAAAAACCAATTAA
- a CDS encoding Crp/Fnr family transcriptional regulator: MFEVFATYLKQKAELSDPEMEMVRAVTISKRLRKRQYLLQEGDVCHYNCFVAKGCLRNYRVSEDGTEHILRFALENWWLSDQESYNNNTPSKNNIDALEDSELLLIDKDDFNGLVEAIPRFRELRDKLKARSYDVSQNRIMSNLSDTTEERYATFMKSYPNIFNRVPLHMIASYLGVSRETLSRIRNRNAKAH; the protein is encoded by the coding sequence ATGTTCGAAGTCTTCGCAACTTACTTAAAACAGAAAGCTGAACTTAGCGATCCGGAAATGGAAATGGTGCGCGCGGTTACAATCAGTAAGCGCCTGAGGAAAAGGCAGTACCTGCTCCAGGAAGGAGATGTCTGCCATTACAACTGCTTTGTAGCCAAAGGTTGCCTGCGTAATTACCGTGTCAGTGAAGATGGTACGGAGCATATTCTGAGGTTTGCCCTAGAGAATTGGTGGCTGAGTGACCAGGAAAGCTACAATAATAATACCCCCAGTAAAAATAACATAGATGCTCTTGAAGATAGCGAATTACTGCTGATTGATAAAGATGACTTTAACGGACTGGTTGAAGCCATTCCCCGCTTTCGGGAATTAAGAGATAAACTAAAAGCAAGAAGCTATGATGTCAGTCAGAACCGTATCATGAGTAATCTTAGCGATACAACTGAAGAGCGGTACGCGACCTTTATGAAATCCTATCCTAATATTTTCAACCGTGTTCCGCTGCATATGATCGCTTCTTACTTGGGTGTATCCAGGGAAACCCTCAGCCGTATCCGGAACCGCAATGCCAAAGCGCACTAG
- a CDS encoding SDR family NAD(P)-dependent oxidoreductase: MNLKLKNKTALVTGSTTGIGFATAGSLAAEGAKVIVNGRTLERVEAAVAKIKSDTGNQNVYGAVADLEHAEGVYSLTSRFPEVDILVNNIGIAEPKAFNDISDKEWLNIYNVNVMSGVRLSRAYLNKMLKVNWGRIIFISSESGVQIPAEMIQYGVSKTAQLALARGLAETTVGTSVTVNTILPGPTRTDAIVNFLKLTAERQGISQTEVEKAFFTSMRGTSIIKRLIEPEEIASLVTYVASPLSAATNGAALRADGGVIKSAF, from the coding sequence ATGAATCTGAAATTAAAAAATAAAACTGCACTTGTAACCGGCTCAACGACTGGTATAGGCTTTGCGACGGCTGGGTCGCTGGCAGCCGAAGGTGCAAAAGTGATTGTTAATGGTCGTACCCTGGAACGGGTTGAAGCCGCCGTAGCAAAGATCAAATCTGATACCGGAAACCAAAATGTTTACGGTGCTGTTGCAGATCTTGAGCATGCGGAAGGAGTCTACAGTCTGACCAGCCGGTTTCCTGAGGTTGATATTTTGGTTAACAACATCGGTATTGCCGAACCCAAAGCATTTAATGATATTTCTGATAAGGAATGGCTGAATATTTATAATGTCAATGTAATGAGCGGTGTCCGCCTCTCACGTGCGTACCTGAACAAGATGCTGAAAGTAAACTGGGGTCGTATCATATTTATCTCGAGCGAATCAGGTGTACAGATACCTGCTGAAATGATCCAGTACGGCGTATCGAAAACCGCCCAGCTGGCTTTGGCCCGCGGCTTGGCCGAAACGACAGTGGGTACGTCAGTGACCGTAAACACTATATTGCCGGGCCCGACCAGGACTGATGCGATAGTCAATTTCCTGAAATTAACAGCCGAACGGCAAGGCATCAGTCAAACAGAAGTTGAAAAGGCATTCTTTACCAGTATGCGAGGTACTTCTATTATCAAGCGTCTGATTGAGCCGGAAGAGATCGCCAGCCTGGTAACCTATGTGGCCAGCCCTTTGTCCGCGGCAACTAACGGTGCTGCATTGCGCGCAGATGGCGGAGTGATCAAGTCTGCTTTCTAG
- a CDS encoding SRPBCC domain-containing protein: protein MYDKVKWPADQEPKISAIYALNDIDIKAPAEVVWKLLVDAKNWGSYFPPEDQVEILSGETELVLGNNWSRVTIGFLMHLTVTEFVPNHRLAWKTTVDDDNTNSTAYHGWVITPTEDGVHVLTEETQQGEWFLKILGHKHPGGLYAYHQEWLECLKTAAERIAAVK, encoded by the coding sequence ATGTATGACAAAGTGAAATGGCCGGCGGATCAAGAGCCGAAGATATCTGCAATCTATGCGCTGAACGATATCGATATCAAAGCACCTGCTGAGGTGGTTTGGAAATTATTGGTGGATGCTAAAAACTGGGGAAGCTATTTTCCACCTGAAGATCAGGTAGAGATACTGAGCGGCGAAACAGAGCTGGTACTGGGCAATAATTGGAGCCGTGTCACCATAGGATTCCTGATGCACCTGACTGTAACTGAATTTGTGCCAAACCACAGGCTGGCGTGGAAAACTACTGTTGACGACGACAATACCAACTCAACTGCCTACCATGGCTGGGTGATCACACCTACAGAGGATGGTGTACACGTACTTACCGAAGAAACACAACAGGGTGAATGGTTCCTTAAAATCCTGGGGCACAAGCATCCGGGTGGCTTATACGCTTACCATCAGGAGTGGCTTGAATGCCTGAAAACCGCAGCTGAGAGGATAGCTGCCGTCAAATAA